Genomic window (Candidatus Nitrosocosmicus franklandus):
ACACAAGATAATTGAAGATACTGTTTTTTCTACACTATTTTTTATAAATGAACATAAATGTTTGGATTAAAACACCTAGTGACTAGTAAAGTGGAAAACAATAGTGGTAAACACATATACGTGCTACATAATCGGATAACTATGTCTGAATATATACGTATTAGAGCCCTATTTACCATTGAAAAAGACAATGTTGAACAATATAAAGAGCTAATGAAAGAAATGAGCAATATGGTTGAGACCCATGAACCAACTACATTAGTATATGAGGTTTATTTTAACGAAGATGGGACAAAATGTATGGTTCACGAGACATATGTAGATTCTACTGCGGTATTAGCCCATAACTTCAGCACTGCTTCAAAAACAATTCTTCCCAGAATATTCAAAATATCAAAATTGGTTTCTCTGGATGTTTATGGTAATCCCAATAGTGAATTAAAAAAGCTGTTAAAAAGATTTAATTCACAGATATTTACCTTGTATACCGGATTCGATAGGAAAAATTGAAAAGATTTTATCAATATTATGTTTTGACGAATTTCATCAAGAATATTGCATAAACACCAATAGATACTAATTAATTAAAACAATATGAATTACACTGATTATATAGATGAATCAACAATTATCCTATTCCAATTGTCTGGAATTTTTTCTGCATACAGAACAGAAGATCTTTACCATATCTGATGCCAATAGAATTTGAGTAAATACTTTGGCAATGAAACCTATAGCAAATATTATATTTCCATCTACTAGAATATTACTTATACTGGATATTTTACCATGAGAATAGAACTAGGTGTTTTCAGCATATGTAGTCCTAAGTATATTGCAACATTTATTTGTTTACATCTATAAGTGTTTCAATAAACGATCTTAGTACATCTGTTATTTTAAATGGTTACGAATTAAGATTTTTAGTGTCCTGTATAAATTTAGAAGAGTTTGATAATAAGGTTTGAGAACGTTGCCCAGTTGTATCTAAATATAAGATTATAATTCACAAGCCATATAGTGATTTGACATGATCGTATTCAAAATAATAATCACAAAAAATGAATATAGCCTTTTTAGCGCACGATCTTAAAGTGCATTTGGATTAAAAAGCATACTAAAGTTTCTCCTTAATTATTTCGATTAAGCGAAATAATCTTTGATTCGGATTGTCTGATTCATTATTCAAATTAATCCTCTAGCATTAATACTAATAATAGTAATAATCATAATATATACATTTTGTGAGTTGTATTCACATATGCAACAATAGATCTCCAATAAAGAAACTGTATTTTAATTTGTTTAGATCGTCTACTTCTCAAAGTATAAATAAGATCATTTAATATTAATAGAACGACAAGATTGAAGTTAAGAAGTCAACTTATGGGGTATTTACTAGTGGTAATAATATTACTGAATATCATGATAATTACTCAAATATTTATTATGTTACCGGCATACAGTAGCATAAATCAGGATTCTCATAATCCATTCTTAGCTGCCCCTTCGTTTAAGGCAAAAGCAACTATTTTAGACAACATGTCATCAAATTATGTTACTTTATCGGATATGATTATGGCCTATAAACAAATGGGTAATCCAGATGGCAGACCGATTATGCTGATAACAGGAGCCAGTTCTACAATGGATATGTGGAATCCATTGTTGTTGGAGGCCCTGATCTCGGCAAACTACAAAGTTATAATTTTTGAGAATCGAGGAGTTGGCGAATCTACTGCAGGGATAAAAGAGCTGTCCATTAATCAATTCGTAAACGACACCGTAGGTCTCCTTAATGCATTGGAGATAAACAAAACCGATATCTTGGGTTGGTCTATGGGAGGGTTTATTGCACAGCAACTAGCAGTAACAAATCCACAGCTAGTTGCAAATCTTATTTTGTATGCTACAAGTTGTGGAGGTTCGAATGACAGGCCAACTCCCCCTGAAATAGTAGCGATTAACAAGAATGCATCTATGTCTCAGTCACAAAAAATGCAAAAACTTGCACCCATGTTCTTTGCTCCTCCTAGTTGGTATGATGCCCACCCAGATTTCACTACCTACTTTCCTATTCCTAAGGAATATCCAATTCCACGACAAATTCACATACAACAATTAGATGCCTCATCAACTTGGGCGGGCACATGTGATGATCTTTCAACCATCACCAAACCTACATTGATCATAGTTGGAGCAAACGATGATCCAGCACCAGATTCTTTGACCTTAGCGGAGAAAATTCCAGGATCATGGCTTGTTCGTATAGAAGAGGCAGGGCATGCTTTAATGTACCAACATCCCAACGAATTCAATAAGGTATTGCTAACCTTTCTAGACATTAATAGGGAATAGCAGGCTAGAAATAACTATCACATACTCAACAAATTATAGAGCATAACGATTTTGTATATGACTAGTTATTCATCGCCAGTGTTTGAAACAACATTGAGCGCAGTAGGAACGCAACCAAATTAAATTCTTGATGGTTACAAAACTTCAAAACCAATAACGGTAATTTAATAGTAGCAAAAACTAAGAAGAAAAGGTTTTTTGAGTTAGGGTTCGCAGCGTCTGACGGTCTCCTCAGGTAGAATATAATTTTTTGACCTCTGCAGACCTTTTTACCCAGTCAGGGGGTAATCGATTGGCTAGAACGGCTTCAAGTCGATCTAGATAGGCATGCCAACCAGGAGCGAAAGCTAATGCCGTTGATTTCGTGAGGTAGCTGTGAGTTACAATAAGTATTGAATCTAAGTCGTCATTCTGCTTGATTTCCCAACGGATAACCGATTTCGGTTCCCCATTAGGAAACATTTGGTTAGGAGCAATAAACCATTCATATTCAAATACACTATAACGTTCATACACAAGAACTTTTCCAGTAACACGGGATCCGGACACAGTGTTTATAAGTTCAATAGTTCCGTCTTTGTAACCATTGAACGTTCCTTCGTAATTAGGTAACCATTTGAATACTTCATTTTTATCCGTAATTGTCTCCCAGATCCGTTCCTTTGAATGCTTAATGTTTCTTTCGAACTTTATCATTCCATACTGTTCTTCAATATATACTGTTCCCTTAGATTCGGTATTTCTTATCTCACTATTTTGTTTCTCAGTAGTAGACAATTTCTGTAGGACTTTTCTATTTGTTGTTTCAATCTCTTTCATAACCTAATATAATCTATTAAGATACTTATCTTTGGTGGAAGCATAACTCCCAAAATCGGACAACTTTATAAAGAGATATCGCAATATTTAGATAATGAATGAGGACGAAGGAACAGCGGTTCTTGATAGAACTGATCTTACTATCCTTTCAACATTAGCTAGAGACAGCAGATCCTCTTATAAC
Coding sequences:
- a CDS encoding putative quinol monooxygenase → MSEYIRIRALFTIEKDNVEQYKELMKEMSNMVETHEPTTLVYEVYFNEDGTKCMVHETYVDSTAVLAHNFSTASKTILPRIFKISKLVSLDVYGNPNSELKKLLKRFNSQIFTLYTGFDRKN
- a CDS encoding SRPBCC domain-containing protein → MKEIETTNRKVLQKLSTTEKQNSEIRNTESKGTVYIEEQYGMIKFERNIKHSKERIWETITDKNEVFKWLPNYEGTFNGYKDGTIELINTVSGSRVTGKVLVYERYSVFEYEWFIAPNQMFPNGEPKSVIRWEIKQNDDLDSILIVTHSYLTKSTALAFAPGWHAYLDRLEAVLANRLPPDWVKRSAEVKKLYST
- a CDS encoding alpha/beta fold hydrolase — encoded protein: MVIILLNIMIITQIFIMLPAYSSINQDSHNPFLAAPSFKAKATILDNMSSNYVTLSDMIMAYKQMGNPDGRPIMLITGASSTMDMWNPLLLEALISANYKVIIFENRGVGESTAGIKELSINQFVNDTVGLLNALEINKTDILGWSMGGFIAQQLAVTNPQLVANLILYATSCGGSNDRPTPPEIVAINKNASMSQSQKMQKLAPMFFAPPSWYDAHPDFTTYFPIPKEYPIPRQIHIQQLDASSTWAGTCDDLSTITKPTLIIVGANDDPAPDSLTLAEKIPGSWLVRIEEAGHALMYQHPNEFNKVLLTFLDINRE